One region of Fragaria vesca subsp. vesca linkage group LG4, FraVesHawaii_1.0, whole genome shotgun sequence genomic DNA includes:
- the LOC101294939 gene encoding carbonic anhydrase, chloroplastic-like → MAYEEAIAQLSKLLSEKPDLKGMAGAKIKQITAELEKAAGSKQLDPVERIQTGFVHFKTEKFERHVDLYGKLATGQTPKFMVFACSDSRVCPSHILNFQPGEAFVVRNVANMVPSCNKTHYSSVGAAVEYAVLRLRVENIVVMGHSRCGGIKGLMSIPDDGGRDGDDEFVESWVKICAPAKAKVKSAHSDLSFAEQCKVLEKEAVNVSLGNLLTYPFVREAVANNTLSLQGGYYDFVNGSFQFWHFDFNTAPKLYAS, encoded by the coding sequence ATGGCGTACGAGGAAGCCATTGCCCAACTTTCGAAGCTCTTGAGTGAGAAACCCGACCTCAAAGGCATGGCCGGCGCAAAGATCAAGCAGATAACCGCCGAGTTGGAGAAGGCCGCCGGTTCGAAGCAGTTGGACCCGGTGGAGAGAATCCAAACCGGGTTCGTTCACTTCAAGACGGAGAAGTTTGAGAGACATGTCGACTTATACGGCAAGCTTGCCACCGGCCAAACCCCCAAGTTTATGGTTTTTGCATGCTCAGATTCTCGAGTGTGCCCTTCCCACATCCTTAACTTTCAGCCTGGGGAGGCCTTCGTGGTCCGAAACGTCGCCAACATGGTCCCTTCATGCAACAAAACACACTACTCCTCAGTTGGGGCGGCAGTTGAATACGCCGTGCTACGTTTGAGAGTGGAGAACATTGTGGTTATGGGACACAGCCGCTGCGGCGGTATAAAAGGGCTCATGTCGATCCCGGACGACGGGGGCCGTGACGGTGACGACGAGTTTGTTGAGAGTTGGGTCAAAATATGTGCACCTGCAAAGGCCAAGGTTAAGTCAGCTCATAGTGATCTAAGTTTTGCAGAGCAGTGCAAAGTCTTGGAGAAGGAGGCTGTGAATGTGTCACTTGGGAACTTATTGACGTACCCATTTGTTAGAGAGGCCGTTGCGAACAATACTCTTTCTCTTCAGGGTGGATACTACGACTTCGTTAACGGTAGTTTCCAGTTCTGGCATTTTGATTTCAACACTGCACCCAAATTGTATGCATCATAA